The genome window ACAATATAAAGGAATTGCAAAAGAAATTGTTATGGTTGTTGATGATAAGCTAAAAGATCTTGCATTACAGAATCAGAACAATTTTAATAAAACTTCAGTCGCTAGTCGAGGTGTATCACCTAATAATGGTCTTTTAAAGTATAAAGATACTTTTGAAACTAGATCATTCTACGATGCCATTGCATCACAACGCATTATTGAACCCAAATATCTACATCAAAATGAAGTCCTTGATATTGAATTTACTAATGATATTCAAATAGGTAATATAAAATCTGTAAAAGTATCAGGGAATAAAGCTTGGGTGTTTTCAAAAGCAAAAACAATTGAGATTTTCAACTTCGAAACCAACGAAAAAGAGATTGTACAAGCTATGAGTTACCCTTCAAAAATAGCTGCAAATGGAGATTATTGGGCGTATTATGCCAAAGATCAAACGACTTATTTATACCATAAAACATTTCAATTTAAAACAGCGAGCTATCATAAAAGTCCGGTTACTGCATTAACTATTTCAAAAAATGGCACAGTATATTCTGGCGATGAAAAAGGAAATGTCTTTCTAATGGATAAAGAAGACACCCCTCCTAAAAAAGTACATAAAGTAAAAAACCAAGTCTCTTCTATCGCTGTATCAGATGATGAAAAATTTATAGCTATTTCTGATGCAAAAGGTAGTTTAGTTATTCTAGATGGAAAAACACTCAACCCAATTACAGAAGAAAAAATCTCTCCTAAATCTGAAAGAGAGATGTTCTTTGCTAGAAATGGAGACATCATTGTCACTATTAATTATGCGACAATCAAATTTACTGATACAAAAAGCGGGAAAACAATTAGGGATATAGGTTTACCAGCTAGAGAAAAGCCTCGTAAAATTTCACCCCTTAATGATAAGTTTTTCTTAGTACTAGGAGAAAACTCCAACTTGTTTATTGTTAATGCAAAGTCTGGCAAAGCACAAAAAGTAAGTACTCACCCTTTGGGACAAAACTTCAAATGGGATAGTGATAGCGAATTAATGGCTTCTATTAGTACAACAACACTAAAGCTTGCTTCTATAACTGTTCCTACTCCTTATGCTACGGAATGGTTTGAAAAAATATACAATTCTCCACTCTATGATGAAACACAGAAGGAAGATTTAAAGAGTTTGTTAGCTGTTGCTCTACAAGACAAAGCTCAAAAAATAATTACTCCTTTTATCTTAGGCAAAAGTGTTACTCCATCAATTGTTGAGGTAAAAGAAGGAATTCATGAATTAAACTATGCGACTAGGTTATATAAAAATGAGCCTGAAATATTGGAAATGATTAATATCAGACGCTGGTTTTTACAAGGCTATCTTATCATCATTGAAAATAATGTGAAGGATTTCCCAAAAGCAATATCCTATTTCGAAAAGATATTAGAAGTTACACCAACTGCAGCTTACCCTCATAATGGCATCGCTATTATCAATAAAAAGTTGATGAAGCTAGATAAAACAAAAGAGAGTATAAAAATTGCTGAAGAATTAAAACCAAAATGGACTGAACCAAAAAATACTATGGTGAAGACATATGTGGTAGAAGAAAACTATGAGGAAGCATTAAAGAAAAATGAAGAGATCATTGCCATCATCCCGAATAATGTAAAAGGATATCTAGGTAAAGCAACTATTTATTTAGAGATGGGATATTATCAGAAAGCTTGGTCACTAGTTAAAAAAATGGAGACTATTGATCCTTCAAATCCAGCATTTACAGATATAAAAGCTGCTGTTCTTTTAGAACTTGGACAATTAAAACAGGCTTATGATGTTGCTCAAGGTATGATGAATCAATCACAAAAAGTAGAAGATTCTTATATCACTTATGCTAATATTATGAGGAAGATATATGATAGACAAGACAGCAATTCAAAATATCTTCTTGATGCAGAAAAAGTACTTCTTTCAGGTATTGAAGAATTTCCAACTTCAGCTGATTTAAAAGCTATTTTAGGAAAACTTTATACTTCTTATGCCTCATTCTATAAAAAATCACCGAAAAAGGTTTATGACCTTATAGATCAAGCATTAATTCTAGATCCTTACAATGCTGTTGCTCTAAGGTATAAAGCACAATTTGCCGTTCAAGTAGAAAACAACTATCCAAAAGCTAAAGAAAGTACTGATAAATACACAAGTAAAAGAGGTCAATTTTCAGATCTTGATATATTTCTGGCATATGTTGCTTATTCTAGACAAGACTTAAAAGCAATAGAAAGACATAGTAAAGTTTCATTATTAAAGAACCCATACCGTTTAGAAAATTACAAATTATTATGGAACACTTATGTTGAACTAGGTAAAGAAGATAAACTGCATGAGTTATACCTAATGGGAAAAGATATGTTGCCAGAGACTCCTTGGTTCGATTATAAATATGGATTATTCTTTAAAGGAAAAAAACAAAATGGTAAAGCTTCTTCATATATAGCTACAGCATTAAGAATTGCTCCACAATACAATTATGCATACGTCATGAGAAGTCCTACAAATGGTATTAAGAAACTATATGGTTATGATAAAATTCAACCTAAAAATGGTTTTTATTTAGTATCTAAAAATGGAAGTGAAGGCGTTATAGATTATGCTGGTAGACTTGTTGTTCCTATAGAATATTCCAATATCCAATTAAAACAAAATGGATATTCCTTATTAACTTTCTCTGATGGACAAATGCAATTGAATTCTCCTGATGGTAGAATCATCGGTGGTAAGAAATTCGATTCTATTGAGTTTATGGAGTGTGGTTTAATTAAGGTACAAGAAGGAAAACTATTTGGTTGCTTAGATAGAAAAACCGGACAATTAAGGGTCCCTATTAAATATGAAAAGATCACTAATGGCCGTTGGTCAGGAAAACCAACTGCATGTTGTAGGTATTCATTAAGTGACAGTGATCGATCTGCTGATTTTTATGACGGTAGTGGACAATGTGTTTCTTGTGATTAATAGAAAAGAGTCGATTGTTTAAAATCGACTCTTTTTTATTTGTTTTAGATTATACTTTACTCTTTTTAAAATATAAGGGTCACTTCTTTTCTTAACCTTGAGATATAACTATCAAAATAACTTTAAATCATTGATTATAGTAAATAAATGCTAATAATTGATTTATAATGTAACCATAAATCAATTTAACCGTTTGGTTAATTATAAAGTTTGATATTAATCATTTAAAACTCAAGCCTTATAAAACTTGATCCTTGTGATCAAAAAATTTTACTACTTAATTAACCATTTGGTTAAATAAAATATCAATAAAAACATCTATCATGAAAAAAGTTATTCTATCTCTAACATTAATATTAACCTACTGCCTAACGATAAATGTTAGCAAGGCTCAGGACGATCAAGGTCCAAACAATTACACTGGAAATTATCAAGGAACAAATAAAAATGCTGCAGGTTATGTCAACGATCAAAGCAATATATCAACTACTGATATTAACGAGTTTAAAAATATGGAAGGTATCTTTCAGACAGATACAACACAATTAAAAACCACATTGACTGCAGGTATTCCTATGGGAAGATGGAATGAAGGGTTAATGTTTGAAGGTATAGCACCAATGGATCATATGGTTTCTGCAGCAAATTGGTATCCAAATACTGAAGATTTATTAGAAGAAGAAATACGAATCATATTTATGGGATCCTCTCCTATGATTCGACCCGGACAAGCGAACACCTCGATTCTAATACAGTTTGGGAACGGAAAAAACTTAATTTTTGATATTGGTGAAGGATCAGTAGCCAATTTTGTTGGTGCGGGTATCGCGTTGAATGAGATCAATGATATTTTCCTAACCCACCTACATGTGGATCACTATGGAGCATTGCCTTATGTATATATGTTCGGTGCTTGGAATGGTAGATGGAATGAGCCATTAAGAATTACTGGTCCATCGGGATCTGAAGAAAAATACGGCACTGCACATATGGTTGAAGGGATGAAATCAATGACCGAATGGCATAGAGATGCATTTGATGTCTTTCCAATAGGCAGAGGATGGGAAATTGAAGTAAATGAATTTGACTTTACAGATGATGGTGGTGTTGTCTACAATCAGGATGATATAAAAGTCATTCACTGGCAACAAGCACACTGTAAAGATGGAGCTTCGGCTTATAGAGTTGAGTATAAAGGAATGTCAGTTGTCTTCTCAGGCGACGGTAGACCTAATAAATTAACCGCAAAATATGGCAAAGATGCTGATGTTCTAATCACTGAAATGCAAGTAGAAGTTGTTTCCATTTCATCACAAGTCTATGGTGTTCCAGCAGTGCTTTCTAGATATACAATTGATACTCACCATAACCCTGCCTATGCAGCAGGAAAGTTATACAAAGATTCTAATCCTCGTTTAGCAATGGCGACTCACACCTTTGATGATCTATATGCAAACAATGAAATGGTAGTAGAAGTAAGAGAACATTATGACGGACCTTTCCACTTTGGCTTTGATGGTGTAGTTGTGAATGTCACAAAAGATAAAATCTGGGTAAGAGACGGGCAATTGCCTGAATATCCAAATGCAACACCTCCGCAAGCAGGCTCTCAAGTTGCAGAAAATGGGGGACTTATCGTTCCCGTTCCAAGAAAAAAGAGAGAAGACATTCAGAACCAATATATCAGAGACATGCAATATCAACCAGAAGAGTATTATCCTGAAGGATACCAACCTCAATTATCTTACAAGTGGCCATCTGATAAACCTATTTTCGTTCCAAATGAAAAGATTCCAAGTTCAATGAAAAGAAGAAGAACAGATTTTGATGAAAATGGAAACTTTATTAAAAGTAGAGATTATAAACTCGATAACGTCAAATCTTCAAAATAAATACTGAAACTATCTAAAGAAAATAAAGATGAAATATTAT of Flammeovirga agarivorans contains these proteins:
- a CDS encoding caspase family protein; this translates as MKRLLITLFVFTLSTLSIFSQNDRGLVLNEPQSTSQKKIKAVIVGVSEYSNFPQEAQLQFADDDATAFANFLMEHKAVAPEDIKLLVNKEATQSSLEHHIMKTLGDGQEGEEIIIYFAGHGDVDMVGDAYLLANDALAKNEEGYMMGIGGSLPLSRLKKYVNLLSSKKGFKVLMVTDACRSGELLSSDGTDSEFSQFYNDWNNTHKYVSCGPNELSKEGLQWGNGHGAFTFHLLQGLMGLADSNGDNKIYHGELNSYITSKVPAETDYDQNPQYKGIAKEIVMVVDDKLKDLALQNQNNFNKTSVASRGVSPNNGLLKYKDTFETRSFYDAIASQRIIEPKYLHQNEVLDIEFTNDIQIGNIKSVKVSGNKAWVFSKAKTIEIFNFETNEKEIVQAMSYPSKIAANGDYWAYYAKDQTTYLYHKTFQFKTASYHKSPVTALTISKNGTVYSGDEKGNVFLMDKEDTPPKKVHKVKNQVSSIAVSDDEKFIAISDAKGSLVILDGKTLNPITEEKISPKSEREMFFARNGDIIVTINYATIKFTDTKSGKTIRDIGLPAREKPRKISPLNDKFFLVLGENSNLFIVNAKSGKAQKVSTHPLGQNFKWDSDSELMASISTTTLKLASITVPTPYATEWFEKIYNSPLYDETQKEDLKSLLAVALQDKAQKIITPFILGKSVTPSIVEVKEGIHELNYATRLYKNEPEILEMINIRRWFLQGYLIIIENNVKDFPKAISYFEKILEVTPTAAYPHNGIAIINKKLMKLDKTKESIKIAEELKPKWTEPKNTMVKTYVVEENYEEALKKNEEIIAIIPNNVKGYLGKATIYLEMGYYQKAWSLVKKMETIDPSNPAFTDIKAAVLLELGQLKQAYDVAQGMMNQSQKVEDSYITYANIMRKIYDRQDSNSKYLLDAEKVLLSGIEEFPTSADLKAILGKLYTSYASFYKKSPKKVYDLIDQALILDPYNAVALRYKAQFAVQVENNYPKAKESTDKYTSKRGQFSDLDIFLAYVAYSRQDLKAIERHSKVSLLKNPYRLENYKLLWNTYVELGKEDKLHELYLMGKDMLPETPWFDYKYGLFFKGKKQNGKASSYIATALRIAPQYNYAYVMRSPTNGIKKLYGYDKIQPKNGFYLVSKNGSEGVIDYAGRLVVPIEYSNIQLKQNGYSLLTFSDGQMQLNSPDGRIIGGKKFDSIEFMECGLIKVQEGKLFGCLDRKTGQLRVPIKYEKITNGRWSGKPTACCRYSLSDSDRSADFYDGSGQCVSCD
- the gntH gene encoding guanitoxin biosynthesis MBL fold metallo-hydrolase GntH translates to MKKVILSLTLILTYCLTINVSKAQDDQGPNNYTGNYQGTNKNAAGYVNDQSNISTTDINEFKNMEGIFQTDTTQLKTTLTAGIPMGRWNEGLMFEGIAPMDHMVSAANWYPNTEDLLEEEIRIIFMGSSPMIRPGQANTSILIQFGNGKNLIFDIGEGSVANFVGAGIALNEINDIFLTHLHVDHYGALPYVYMFGAWNGRWNEPLRITGPSGSEEKYGTAHMVEGMKSMTEWHRDAFDVFPIGRGWEIEVNEFDFTDDGGVVYNQDDIKVIHWQQAHCKDGASAYRVEYKGMSVVFSGDGRPNKLTAKYGKDADVLITEMQVEVVSISSQVYGVPAVLSRYTIDTHHNPAYAAGKLYKDSNPRLAMATHTFDDLYANNEMVVEVREHYDGPFHFGFDGVVVNVTKDKIWVRDGQLPEYPNATPPQAGSQVAENGGLIVPVPRKKREDIQNQYIRDMQYQPEEYYPEGYQPQLSYKWPSDKPIFVPNEKIPSSMKRRRTDFDENGNFIKSRDYKLDNVKSSK